In Pirellulales bacterium, the genomic stretch CCCAGACGACGACCTCGACCAGCTTCTCGATCGTGGGACGCAGCCGAGCGGCCTGGGCCTCGATGTTCGGGCGATCTCCTGCCGCCAGCACCATGACGCGTGGTCGCATCCCGGCCCGGCAGCGGCTGGCGGCATCGACGGCGGTTGGTTCATTAGCCATGCCGCGCATGATAGGCGGCGGTCCTAAGTGCCAGCAAGAGGAGTGCCAGCGGTCTATTTGCCCCGGGACCAGGTACTTTTGGCAAGCTGCGGTGGAAAACTAGCGAAACTTTTCCGCGTGCGTTGATTTTAATGAAAGTTCCGATTGTAGGGCTTCCGATAGAGACGCCAGCCCGAGAGTGCAATGCGCACCGCTCCGGCTCCTGCATCCCTAGAGGACTATCCGAGGTGAGCCCGATGAGATCGGCCATTCAACTGCGGACGCTTGGACGCACCTGCTGCCTGACACTCCTGGTCGTACTGGCGGCGGCCGGTTCGGCCCGTGCTCAGACGCGAAGCTATCGCCCGGTGTCTCCGGCCGAGAGCCGACAAAGCGAGGCGGAGGAATCGGGAACGGTTTCGCGCCCGCCGGTGATGAACACCTCGGCGCGGACGTACAAGTCTCCGCAATACACGGCTCCGAGCCAGGTGTCGTCGGGGAAGACGATTCCCCTCGAGCAGGTTCGGCAGCAACAGCAGCGTTCGAACCGCCCGGCCCGCGCGCCGGAACCGCGGCCCATGTCGCCACGAACGGCCTCGCGCGAGGCCGCGCCGGCTCGCGAGATGACTCCGGTCGAGCAGGTACGCGCGGCCGAACGTCGCCTGGCGGCGCAGCGTTCGACCGAGCTGGTCTATCACGACGAAGACGTCCGCCCGGCCAATTATCGCAGCCGGCAATCGTCGGCCTATCGAGACACCAACGTCCGCCGCGCCCAGTTCGAAGAAGGCCCCATGATGGCGGATGACTTCGCGTATCAAGAGGGCTTCGAGAATGGTCCGCGGGGGGACTTCCAGGGCATGCGTGGCCCGGCCGATGGCTGGCACCGCTACCCGACCGGCCCGTGCGAACCGTACGGAGTGTGCGAGAGTGGCTGCGGTTCTTGCAATTCGTGCTGGGGCCTGTTCGACGACTTCTCGGTCTTCGCCGGCACGCACGGCTACAAGTCGCCCCTCGACTTTGGCAACGGCAACTTCGGTTTTCAGGAAGGTTTCAACTGGGGCGGGCCCTTGTGGCAGTCGTTCGGTCTGGGCTACCAGTTCGGCTTCCAGGCGTTGCAGAGCAACCTGTCGGGTGACAACACCACCGGCCAGAACAACGGCAACGATCGCAATCAGTATTTCATGACGTTCGGTCTCGTGCGTCGGGTGCGCGACTGCCGCCCCCATGAGCTTGGGTTCCAGTGGGGCGTGGTCGCCGACTGGCGTCACGACGAATACTACACCACGGCCGATCTGTTCCAGTTGCGTGCCCAGTTGAGCGTCTTCTTCACGCCCTGTGACGAATTCGGCTTCGAACTGGCCGCCAACTCGGATCGCGAGGAAGTCTTCGTGCCGATCGGCAGCACGACGAGCAATTTGATCTGGGACGTGACCGACCAGTACCGCTTCTTCTATCGCCGGCAGTTCGATTGCCGCGGCGAAGCACGCATCTGGGGTGGTTTCACCGAGAACAGCGACGGCATCGTGGGTGCCGACTTCCGCGTCGCCTTGGCGTCGAAGTGGGCCCTCGAGGGTGGTTGGAACTACATCATTCCGAAGCAAGGCGCCTCGACGGGCGGCAACGAGCAAGAGTCGTGGAACCTGGCGATGAATGTCGTCTGGTACCCGGCCAAGACGGCCCTCCGCTCGAGCACGAGCAAGTGGCGTCCGCTCTTCCCGGTGGCCGACAACGGCAGCTTCGTGGTCGAGTTCAAGTAGTCCCAGCAGGCTAGGTGGCCATGGCGCGCGTCGTCACGTTCGGCGAGATCATGCTGAGGCTGGCTACGCCGGGGCATCAGCGGTTCAGCCAGGCGAATTCGTTCGAGGTGACGTACGCGGGGGGCGAGGCGAACGTCGCCGTGTCCCTGGCTGCCTTCGGGCACGAGGCCGCCTACGTCTCGGTGCTGCCGCGGCACGCCGTGGCCGATGCCGCACTCGCCTCGCTTCGCTTCCACGGCGTCGATACGTCGACCGTGCTGCGGAGCGACGAAGGACGCCTGGGCGTCTACTTTCTCGAAACCGGCGCCGCACAGCGTGCCTCGCAGGTGCTCTACGATCGCGCCGGTTCGGCCATCGCGATGGCCCCGGCTTCGAGCTACGACTGGCCGCTGTTGCTCGCCGACCGCGATGCCTTTCATACGACGGGCATCACTCCGGCACTCGGCGAGCAACCGGCACTCGCCACGCGGACAGCGCTCGAAACCGCCAAGCAATTCGGCCTGACGACCAGCTTCGATCTCAACTACCGCGCGAAGCTGTGGAGCCACGAACAAGCGCGGACAACGGTCGAGCCGTTGCTGGCCAACGTCGATCTGTTGGTCGGCAACGAAGAGGATGCCGCCAACGTGCTCGGCATCAAAGCCGAGCGCACGAACGTCGCCCAGGGGAAACTCGACGCCAAAGCCTACGAGGGGGTCGCCCGCGCGATTCGCCGTCGCTACGGCGTCGACCGGGTCGCGATCACCCTCCGCGAGTCGGAGAGCGCCTCGGTCAATCACTGGTCGGCCTGCTTCCTCGACGGCAACGAATTCCATCTCAGCCGGCGGTACACGATTCAAGTGGTCGATCGCGTCGGCGCGGGGGATGCCTTCTGCGGCGGACTGCTGGCCGCGCTGCTTGGCGGCATGAGCGCGGCCGATTCCCTGGAGTTCGCCGTGGCCGCCTCTTGCCTCAAGCACTCGATTCCCGGCGATTTCAACCGCGTCAGCAAAGAGGAAGTGCTGCGACTCGTCGGCGGCGACGCCTCGGGCCGCGTGCAACGCTAGTGCCAATCAATACTCGTGGCTTTGCTTCTTCGCACCAGTGACCTCGGCCGCCAGGGGCTGAATCGTCTGGCGAATCTTGCGCGAGTCGCGCTCCTCGACCAGCCGGGCGATGGCATCGTCGAGTGGCATGGCGCCTTGATCGCCGTCGATGCGATCGCGGACCGAGACGGTGCCCGACTCCGCGTCGCGCTCGCCCACGACCAGCATGTAGGGAATGAGCTTGAGCTGCGCGTCGCGAATCTTGGCCCCCAGCTTGTCGGGGCGATAGTCGCCCGTCACGCGCAGTCCGACGGTGCGCAACTTCTCTTCCACCTTGCGAGCGTAATCTTCCGACTTCTGGCTCACACAGAGGACGCGCACCTGCTCGGGAGCGAGCCACAGCGGGAACGCCCCCGCGAAGTGCTCGATCAGCACGCCGATGAAGCGTTCCATCGAACCGAGCGGCGCGCGATGGATCATCACCGGCCGATGGGGCTGGTTGTCGGCGCCGATGTACTCGAGCCCAAAGCGCTCGGCGCTCGGCAGATTGTAGTCGAGTTGCACGGTGCCGAGCTGCCACTCGCGGCCCAGGCAATCGGCGACGACGAAATCGGCCTTCGGCCCGTAGAACGCCGCTTCGCCGCGTTCCACTTCGAGATGGGGCAGGTCCAGCGAGCGGCAGACTTCCTCGAGTGCCTTCTCGGCGCGATTCCAACTCTCGGCGCTGCCGACGTACTTATCGCTCTTGGGATCGCGGAAACCGAGCCGCACGCGGTAATTGTCGAGTCCCAGGGTGCGCAGCACGTGCCGGGTCATCTCGATGCAGCCGCGGAACTCGTCGGCCACCTGCTCTTCGGTGCAGAACAGGTGCGCGTCGTCCTGGGTGAAACCGCGCACGCGGGTCATGCCGTTCAACTCGCCCGACTGCTCGTAGCGATAGACGGTGCCGAACTCGGCCAGCCGCAGCGGCAGGTCGCGATAGCTGCGCGGCTTCGACTTGTAGATCATGATGTGGTGGGGGCAGTTCATCGGCTTGAGCAGATAGCGTTCCTGCTCATCCATCACGATCGGCTTGAACTGGCTGTCGGAGTAGTAGGGGAAGTGCCCCGAGGTCTCGTACAACTCGACGCGGCCGATGTTGGGGGTGTAGACCGGCTCGTAACCGCGGCGGATCAACTCTTCGCGGACGAACAACTCGAGTTGCCCGCGGACCACGGCCCCCTTGGGTAGCCAGAGGATCAACCCCGAACCCACCATGGGGCTGATGTGAAACAATTCGAGATGCTTGCCCAGCACGCGGTGATCGCGGCGCTGTGCCTCGGCCAGGCGATCGAGATGGGCCTGCAGCTCGGCCTTGTCGAAGAAGGCGGTCGCGTAGAGCCGCTGCAACTGCTCGCGCGAGGCGTCCCCCTTCCAGTAAGCGCCGGCGACCGACAACAACTTGACGGCGCCAATGGCGCCGGCACTGGGCACGTGCGGTCCGCGGCAGAGATCGACGAACTCTCCCTGACGATAGAAGCTCACCGTGGAGTGTTCGGCCAGCCCGGTCTCGATGTGCTCGACCTTGAGGGGCTGGTGCAGATCGCGACAGAGCGTGGCGGCCTTGGTCCGGGGCTCCTCGAAGCGTTCGAAGGGCTCATTCGCCTTGATGATCTTGGCCATCTCGGCCTCGATCGCCGGGAAGTCGGCCTCGCTCAACGAGTGTTCGAGCCCCATGTCGTAGTAGAAGCCGTTCTCGATCGTGGGACCGAACGCCAGGTTCACCCCCGGATAGAGCCGCATCACGGCGCGCGCCATGACGTGCGCGGCGGAATGGCGCATCACGTCGAGGGCCTCGGGATCCTTTTTCGTGATCAGTCGCAGCTTGACGTCCCCCGCGACCGGCAGTGGCACGTTGGCCGAGACGATTTTGCCCTCGACTTCCGCGGCCAGCGTGGCCTTGGCCAGGCCGGGGCCGATATCGGCGGCAACTTGCAGGGGGCTAACAGCGGAAGAGTATTCGCGAACGCTACCGTCGGGCAGATGAATTTTGAGCATGGTTCTCGCGCGTGTTGAGGGCCGGCAGAGGGGCGTCGATACAAAGGACACCGGTCGGAACTAGGAGTTCGCCGACCGCCAAGCGTGCAAGTATAGGCGGAAGCGTCCGAAGCGCAAAGCGCGGACCGATGAACAAGAGAAGCTGGTGGCACCAGGCTGTCAGCCTGTGCGTGACGAGCAAAGTGCCAGAGTTCTAGCAGTTCTGAGCCTGCCTCAGCACAGGCTAGCAGCCTGTGCCACTTTCCAGACGGTTCTGACAACCTAATCTATCACTCGTCGAGTTCCAGATCCCCTTCGGTCAGCATGGTAAAGCCCTTGGCGGCCAGGGTCTCCATGCCCATCTCGAGATTGTCGACCAGCAGCGCGACGGCCGTTTTGCCGTGCGGGTGGCTGAACAGGGCGTAGGTCTGCAGGATGTTCACTTCGGCCTGCAACAGGGCCGTGCAGACGCGCAACAGGGGTTGCTGGCCATCGGGGAGTTCGACAGCGATCAGGTCCGATTCGATCATCGCCAGTCCGGCGCGTTCGAGGATCTCGCGTCCCTGCTCGGGATGGCTCAACACAAAGCGAACCAGCGCGCACTCGGCGGCATCGACGATCGACAGCGCCACAATGCGCACGCGGCTTCCTTCGAAGCGGCGCACGACCTCGAGCAATTGGCCGACGCGATTCTCGAGAAAGACGGTGAACTGGCGGATCGTGGGATAGTTCCGCCCGCGCATCGTTTCGAAGTCCGTTCCTGTTCCCTCACCAGTGCTCATGCGCGATCTCTTGGGTACGTGCGTGGAACGCCGCGCCGCGAGCGCTGCCCTGCAACAGGTGCGGCGGGGCGAAATCGGGGCCAAAACGATGCGAAATCCCGACCGAATCAATCTACGGAATGCCCCGGCGACGGTCAACGCAAGGGATGCTCGCTGCCGTACGTAGACGATCCGCCTTGGTCGCGGGTCTCGCAATTCGTAAGATACGGATGCCGTGCCGGTTAGGATAACCACGCAGAAACGGAAACTTTCCCTCGCGGACGCTTCGGGTTGGGATGCAGGCCAATCCCAACCCGAAGCGTCCGCGAGGAAGAGCAAGGGCAAGCGTGCTCTCCTGGCGGCACGGTAGATCCCCAGCAAGACACCGTCTGAGCCGAGCCGACCTTGCCCATGCTTCTGCACACGCACGAAATCGAGTTCCGCGTGCGTTACAAAGAGACCGACGCCATGGGCGTGGTCCACCACGCGAACTATTTGACCTATTTCGAAATGGGACGCGTCGAACTGTTGCGCGCCAATGGCGGCGATTATCGCAAGATGGAAGAGGAGGGGCTCTTCCTGGTCGTGGCGCGCATGAATTGCAGCTTCCATCGCCCGGCCCGTTATGACGATGTCGTGCGACTACGGACCACGACGACCCGCGTGACCGGCGCCAAGATCGAGCACGAGTACCAACTGTTCCGCGGAAACGAGCTGCTCTGCAAGGCCAACAGCGTGCTCGCCTGCATCGATCGCTCGGGCGAGGTGCAGCGAATTCCCGAATGGCTGCGCACGGACGACGATGGGCTGGCTCGACCGCGCGATTAAGAACACTCCTCACACGACTCCGCGCTAGCGCTACCTCAGACCGGCCTCGCGCATCAATCGATCGGTTTCGCGATAGGCCTCTTCGACCCACTCGACGATTCTCTCCGGCTCGGGCGAATACTCGAGCTCGATCGAAATGGCGCCGTCGATGTCAAGCGCCTTGATCTCGCGCAGGTAGGGCTCGAACGGGACGACGCCGCGCCCGGGGGGCAAGTCGCCATGCCGGCGGCCGTCGCAGTCGGAAAGATGCACGTGCGCCGTGCGTCCTTTGAGGCGGCGAAGTTCCTCGGGCGCCACCCGCGACAGCACGAGATGCGACACGTCGATGTTCGCCTTGACCGCATCGAGGCCGACATCGTCGAGAAAACGCACCATCGTGTCGACGTTGTTCACGAGCGACAACGGAAACGGCTCCAATTCCAGAGCGATTTCGAGACCGAGTTCCGCGGCATAGCGTCCCAGCTCGCGCACGCTATCGACGCCGAGTTGCCACTGCTCGGCCGGCGGAATCACCTCCTGGTTCCAGATGTATTCGCCCAGCACCAGCAACACGTTCCGCGCGGCATACTCGTAGGCTAGATCGAGATAAGCTCGCATCCGCTGGAGGTGGAACTTGCGCACGCTGGGATTGAAATCGATCAGCCCCACCGCGACGCAAGGAAGCGAGACGATCGGCAGCCCCAGCCGGTCGCACTCGTCCTTGATCAGCCGCCGCTCGCGCACGTCGATCTCCAGCGGATCGGTGAAGATATCGATCGTGTCGAAGCCGATCTCCTTGGTCTTCCGCAGGCCAAAGACCGTGGGTTGCTGCGCCTGCACCCAGGCCGAGCTGATCAGACCAAGCTGCATGAAATCGACCTTTCGTCCTTGCGTACTTTCGCGAATCTGACCCGCGCCTCTCGACGGTGGCAACTCGTCCCACGACGGCGTCACCACTGGTGCGTGGGTCGTCACCGCGCCGGGCAAGCATCGACCGGCAACTTCGTTGCGTTTTTTTTGAAATCGCCCACGGCGGCGGGTGCGCATCGCGTCACTCGGCGTTGCGACTATCGCGCTTGCCTTGCGCTCGACGACCTCGTGCGCTCACGTGTCCGCGCACGCGACTCGTCAGGCCACTCTTGGCCACGCGTCGCTGCTTGGCTGCAACGGTCGCGGCTTGCTGATGAATCTGGCCGTCGGCCAGTTTCTTTTGAATTCCGGAAAGCGCCGGCTGGGGAGCACGACGCTGCCGCGGGGCAGGGGTCTTCTGAGCGGGCACGGAAACGGCCTGCTCCGCGCCGCGTGCCGCTGACTTTGACTTCCGCGGCGCGGCCGTCCCTTTTGTCTTGGCGGCCGGGGCCGGCTTGGCTTTCGCAGCCGGCTTGATCTTGGCAGGCTGCTTGCTCTTCTTGGTCGCTTTGAGCACCAGCTCCTTCTCCGCCAATTCGGCGCGCACTTCGGCCCGTGAGGCACGATGTCCTTGCGCGCGGGCCTTCTTGCTGGGCGCGCGAGAGGCCTTCGGCTGGCTCCCCTTGCCCGTTTCGGTGAGCTGTGCCAGTCGCGTCTCGAGGCTGGCCAGGGCATCCTGGAAGATCTGCACCTTGTCGTGGGTGCGGGTTTTGGTATCCGGCGAGCCCACCTTCCGAGCTTGGGTGCGGGATTGCGTGCGCTCCTGGTCGCGCCACTTTTCGAAGAGCTTGCGGGCACGCTGCGTGAAACTCTTCGCCTGCGCCAGGGTCAACTGGCCGAGGCGCGGACGGCGACTGGCCTGCACGACCGCCAACTCCGATTCCGAGCAGAGCGTTTGGACGCGAGACATGGGGATGGCCATGGTATTTTTCTACTCCGCCTGAGGATTTTTGGCTCGATTGCGGCGCAAGGCACACAGCGCTCGAGGCACTGAATGTGGTGCCGACGCTCAAGTCTAGCATTTCAACTCCACCGCGCCGAACGAACGGTGGTCCGATGTTCGCATCGCCAGCAGTCGTCAACGCTGTCCACGTCCTGCTTTACGACTTCCGTGTTGTAAAGAGGTGACTCCACGACGCTCAAAAAACGAAGGCTCGTCGACGAATCTCACAACAGGCTCCAGAGAAGGTAGCTGCATGCTGGGACACATCCAGCCTCCGCGATTGTGGCCAACAAATCGCATCCGGGTGGGGCCAGCGGTATAGTCTTTACTATGCGCCGCGCTTTTTTTGCCGTCATTGCCTTGCTTGTCGTTTCGTGGGTGCTCCTGCAACTGGGGGTGCTGCCGGCTCCGCTTGCGCGCGTGCTTTGGCCGGTGGTGAACACCGCCTGGGGGTTGGCCTGCCCCCTTTTTTTCCTCTCGCTCTGGATCGCGCCAGGCATCTACCAGGAGACACTCGGCGACTATCGGCAGTTCTGGGAGCGGCTGCGGGTGCGGCGGCACGAGGTGGGCGATCTCGAGCGCAAGGTCGCCACGCTCGACAAGCCTCACCACATGGTCCAACTGGGCAGCTTGTACCTGCGGCAGGGGCGCATCTCGCGCGCCATTCCGCTGCTCGAGAAGGCCCTGGCGCGAGAACCCGACACGATCGAGGCCCAATACCGGCTGGCGCTCGCCTATCTCGACCGGCATCGCTACGCCGAGGCTGCCGACTTGCTCGAAAAGGTGCATGCCGCGACCCCCGCCTACGACTACGGCACGGCCTATTTGCGCCTGGCCGAGGCGCAAACCCGGCTCGGCAACACGGCGCGTGCCCGTGACATTTACGAGGCGATGCTCAAGTTTTATCCCGGCCAGCCCGAATGTTGCTATCAATTGGGCTTACTGCTGGCCGAGGCAGGCGAACGCGAGCAGGCCGCCAAGCTGATGCGCGAGGTGATTTTTACGTTGCGCCACAGTCCCCCTTTCCAGCGCCGGCGCAACGGACATTGGGGTTTGAAGGCACGCTGGTGGTTGTGGAGACATGGATAAGCGGCGCCTCTGGCAATTGGTCGGCGGGACGATCCTTGACACTCCGGGTATCAATCCCTAGATTGCCCGGGAAGCAAACCTAATCTATTGCGCTTGTTGCGACGATTCTCGCCGGTGTCGCAGGCACTGGTGTGCAACACGATGGCCATCCAGCCCAGCATTGATCTTGTCTCGATAGCGCAAGCCTTGCGCCTCAGCCTGCCGCAGGTACAAGCGGTTATTGCGCTGTTGGAAGCCGGAAATACCGTTCCCTTCATCACGCGCTACCGCAAAGACCAGACGGGCGGACTCGACGAAGAACAGATTCGTGACGTCCAGGAGCGCTATACGCAACTCAAGCTGCTCGCCGAGCGCAAGCAAACGATCCTGCGTTCGATTGAAGGGCAGGGGAAGCTGACCCCCGAGTTGGCCACGGCCATCGCCGAGGCGACCTCGACCAAACGGCTCGAGGATCTTTACCTGCCCTATAAGCCCAAGAAGCAGACCCTGGCCACCGCGGCCCGCGAGCGCGGACTGGAGTTGCTGGCCAACGAGATTCTCGCCGCCGATGCCGCCGCGGCCGATCTCGACCGTCGGGCGCAGGATTTCATCGATCCCGATAAAGGGATGCCCACGGCCGCCGATGCCCTGCTCGGGGCGGGGCACATCCTGGCCGAGCAGTTCAGCGAGCGGGCCGCCCTGCGGCAAAAGCTGCGCGAGATTCTGCACCGCACGGGCCAACTCGTCAGCACGCGCGTCGAGAGCGAGCCGGCTCCCCCCCCCTCGCCCGAGCAACCGCAGGACGAGAAGGCCAAGGCCAAGCAGAAGGAACGCGAGAAGCTCGAACAGCTTTTCCGCGACTATTACGACTTTCGCGAGTCGTTGTCGCGCGTGCCCCCCCATCGCGTGCTGGCGATCAATCGCGGCGAGCGGGCCCGCGTGCTACGCGTACGCATCGAGTCGGACAACGCGGCCCTCGAACAGGCGACCGACGAATTGCTCGTGCCGGCCGACCATCCGCATGTCGACTTCCTGCGCGGCTGCGGTCGCGACGCGCTCACGCGTCTGGTGCTGCCGAGTCTCGAGCGTGAAATCCGCCGCGAGATGACCGACCGCGCCGATCAGCACGCGGTCGAGGTCTTTGCCCGCAACCTGCGGCACCTGCTGCTGCAGCCTCCCGTGCGTGGCCGGCGCCTGCTGGCGGTCGATCCCGGTTTCCGTAGCGGCTGCAAGCTGGCGGCGCTCGATGAGTTCGGCAATTTGCTCGATCACGGCGTGGTGCATATCGTCGGCAAGGCCGAGCGCCGGGCCGAAGCGCGGACGAAGATCGCCGAGCTCGTGCGGACGCACCACCTCTCGGTTGTGGTCATCGGCAACGGCACCGCCTGCCGGCAGACCGAAGAAGTCATCGCGTCGATGCTGAGCGAAGAGCTGGCCGATCTCGGCACGGCCTATGTCATCGTCAACGAAGCGGGGGCGAGCGTCTACTCGACGAGCCGGCTCGGCCGCGAGGAGTTCCCCAAGTACGACGCCACGCTCCGCGGCACGATCTCGATCGGACGCCGCCTGCAAGACCCGCTCAGCGAGCTGGTGAAGATCGATCCTGGCAGCATTGGCGTGGGGCTCTATCAACACGACGTGAAGGCGAAGCACCTCCGCGAATCGCTCGAAGCCGTGGTCGAGTCGTGCGTGAACTACGTCGGCGTCGATCTGAACACCGCCAGCCCGGCTTTGTTGCAAGCGGTGTCGGGCTTGAATCAACTCACGGCGCGCCGCTTGTACGATTACCGCGTCGAGCATGGCCCCTTCCGCAATCGCGAACAGTTGAAGGAAGTGCCGGGCTTTGGCGAGGCGACCTTCACGCAGGCGGCCGGATTCCTCAAGATCACCGGCGGCGACAATCCACTCGATGCCACCTGGATTCACCCGGAAAGCTATCCCGCCGCGACGCGCGTGCTCGAACGCCTGGGGGAGTCGACCGCAACGCTAGCCGATCGCGCGGCGGTCGAGAGTCTGTCGTCCAAGGCCAGCGAGGTAGACGCCACCGGTTTGGCGCAAGAGCTGGGCGTCGGCGATCTGACGCTCCGCGACATCCTGGCCGGCTTGGTGCGTCCCGGACGCGACCCCCGCGAAGACCTGCCCCCGCCGATCTTCAAACGGGGCGTGCTCAAGCTCGAAGACTTGACCGTCGGCATGGAGCTGTCGGGCACGGTGTTGAACGTGGTCGACTTCGGCGCCTTCGTCGACATCGGGCTGAGCGACAGCGGACTCGTCCACATCAGCCAGTTGGCCAACAAATTCGTGCCCAACCCGCACGAGGTGGTGGCCGTCGGCGATATCGTCAAGGTGTGGGTCCTGTCGGTCGATAAGGAACGGCGGCGTGTCTCGCTGACGATGATTCCTCCGGGGAGCGAGCGACCCAAGCCCGTGGCGCAGGCCCCGGCCCAGGCGAGTGGTGGCGAACGGCGCGAGCGACCGCCGAAGGCGGGACGCCGGCCGGATCGCAAGTCGCAGCACAAACGCCGCGATCAGGGGCATGCCGCCGCGCAGCCCCCCGCCACCGGCACAGCGCCGGCCACCAAGCCCCCGGCACGCCCAAAGCGCGAAGGCCGCCAGGCCCCCGTCGTGCTGACCAAGGCCAAGCGCGAAGGCCGCGAGCCGTTGCAGACTTTCGGTGAACTGAAAAAACTGTTCGAGCTGCGCGATGAGGGAGACGCGCCGAAATCGAGCTAGGCGGTCCAAGGCAGAAGACTCATCGCAGGCATGGATTTCGAACAGCGATTGCAGAAGGCGATTCAGCGCGGCCAAAGCGCCAGCGATGCCGAGGCGCGCGCGCGTGCCGAACGCGCCATGGGCGAAGAAGAGCTCAAGCGGCTGCACTCGCAGTACCGGCTCGAGCTGTCGGACTACATCGAGAAGTGTCTGCGCAAGCTGCCGCAGTATCTGCCGGGCTTTCAGTTCGAAACGGTCGTGAGCGATCGGGGCTGGGGGGGCAAGGTGAGCCGCGACGATTTCGCCCGCCATGCCGGCTCGCGCGATAGCGTCTTCAGCCGGTTAGAACTCGTGGTGCGCCCGTTCAGCTCTGCCCACGTGCTCGAGTTGCAGGCCAAGGGGACCGTGCGCAACAAGGAGATTTTCAACCGCTCGCAGTACCATCCGCTGCACGAGACGGATATCAATACCTTCGAGCATACGGTCGATGTCTGGGTGCTCGAGTTCGCCGAATTGTATGCCGCCCGGAGCTAGTCGCGTGCCCTCTCAGGATGACGCTCACAGCGTGCCGGCGGTTCATCATCAGCGATTCTTGCTCGGTCTGCCCGTCGCCCTGGTCGTGGCGGCGATCCTGGTGACCGGCTGCTACCTGTGGGTCGATCGTCCGGTGGCGTGGTACGTCCACGATCACGGCTTCGCCCAATGGGATCGCGAGCACGGCAACGTGCTCAAACGCATCACGAACGTGCCCGACTGGGCCGAAGAGGCGGCCCCGGCGGTGATCGTCGTTGGCGTGTTGCTCATGCTGGCCCGCCCCGACTGGCATTGTCCGCGGGCGGTCGGCACGACGGCGATCGTGTTCTTGATCTCCGATCAAATCAAGGAGCAGTTGAAATTCGTCTTCGGCCGGACCTGGCCCGACACGTGGATCGACAACAATCCGTCGCTGATTCAAAACGGCGCGTACGGTTTCCATCCCTTTACGGGGGGCATCGCCTATTCATCGTCGCCGTCGGGGCATACGACGGTCACCGTGGCGGCGATGAGCGTGCTCTGGGTGGCGTACCCCAAGCTGCGCGTGGTGTGGGTGGCGCTCGCGGTCGCCGAAGGCGCAGCCCTCGTGAGCCTGAACTATCACTTCGTCGGCGACGTGGTCGGCGGCGCCTTTCTGGGCGCGATGATCGGTCTCAGCGCAGCGCGCCTTGCCAGGCTTTAGGCGGCGATGCCACAGATCCGATGCGGGCCACAAGACCGCCGGCCTGTGCATTGAGCTTCACTTGATCCATGCTGAGCTCGAGTTCCCCAAAAACACCGGCTGGCAGCCGGCGCCACCTTGCCTGCTCCACGAACCCCACTTACCCTGCCGGCGCCAGCACCAACTCGCGCAGAGCCGCCAGGCTGGCCAGCACGTCGTCGGGCGAGACTTCCGCCCAGCCGGCCGTCTTGTGCCGCAGAATTGCCAGCTTGAACGATTCGAGCGCGTCGGCCAGATCGTCGGGCAACTCGGCGAGCGATTCGAAGGGGCGCACGGTGGCGGTCGCCGGCTCGCCCTGCTCCCTCGCCTCGGGATCGAACGAATCGTCGAATGGTGCCTCGGTGGTGCCCGATTCGTACTCGGCCCGGCTGCTGCGTTCAACCGCTTCGCGTGCCTCGTCGTTGCCATCGTCGTTCGAGAGGGTCTCGGTCGTGGGATAAATCGCGGTTTCTGCGGCGCTCGGCGCGGCGGCGTAATCTTCGTCGACCTCCGAGCTGACGATATCTT encodes the following:
- a CDS encoding helix-hairpin-helix domain-containing protein, which encodes MAIQPSIDLVSIAQALRLSLPQVQAVIALLEAGNTVPFITRYRKDQTGGLDEEQIRDVQERYTQLKLLAERKQTILRSIEGQGKLTPELATAIAEATSTKRLEDLYLPYKPKKQTLATAARERGLELLANEILAADAAAADLDRRAQDFIDPDKGMPTAADALLGAGHILAEQFSERAALRQKLREILHRTGQLVSTRVESEPAPPPSPEQPQDEKAKAKQKEREKLEQLFRDYYDFRESLSRVPPHRVLAINRGERARVLRVRIESDNAALEQATDELLVPADHPHVDFLRGCGRDALTRLVLPSLEREIRREMTDRADQHAVEVFARNLRHLLLQPPVRGRRLLAVDPGFRSGCKLAALDEFGNLLDHGVVHIVGKAERRAEARTKIAELVRTHHLSVVVIGNGTACRQTEEVIASMLSEELADLGTAYVIVNEAGASVYSTSRLGREEFPKYDATLRGTISIGRRLQDPLSELVKIDPGSIGVGLYQHDVKAKHLRESLEAVVESCVNYVGVDLNTASPALLQAVSGLNQLTARRLYDYRVEHGPFRNREQLKEVPGFGEATFTQAAGFLKITGGDNPLDATWIHPESYPAATRVLERLGESTATLADRAAVESLSSKASEVDATGLAQELGVGDLTLRDILAGLVRPGRDPREDLPPPIFKRGVLKLEDLTVGMELSGTVLNVVDFGAFVDIGLSDSGLVHISQLANKFVPNPHEVVAVGDIVKVWVLSVDKERRRVSLTMIPPGSERPKPVAQAPAQASGGERRERPPKAGRRPDRKSQHKRRDQGHAAAQPPATGTAPATKPPARPKREGRQAPVVLTKAKREGREPLQTFGELKKLFELRDEGDAPKSS
- a CDS encoding phosphatase PAP2 family protein; translated protein: MPSQDDAHSVPAVHHQRFLLGLPVALVVAAILVTGCYLWVDRPVAWYVHDHGFAQWDREHGNVLKRITNVPDWAEEAAPAVIVVGVLLMLARPDWHCPRAVGTTAIVFLISDQIKEQLKFVFGRTWPDTWIDNNPSLIQNGAYGFHPFTGGIAYSSSPSGHTTVTVAAMSVLWVAYPKLRVVWVALAVAEGAALVSLNYHFVGDVVGGAFLGAMIGLSAARLARL